One Canis lupus familiaris isolate Mischka breed German Shepherd chromosome 20, alternate assembly UU_Cfam_GSD_1.0, whole genome shotgun sequence genomic region harbors:
- the CCRL2 gene encoding C-C chemokine receptor-like 2: MDNYVTAPEDDYDVLIEDDLNNDEIKLCHLYETKILSTRVLPQLYATVFLAGLLGSLLVVLILVKHKGLKHMGNIYFLNLAVSNLCFLLALPFWAYAAMHGEVLGNSMCKILVILYSIGLYSEAFFNILLTVQRYLVFINVNFPSTTRAMHWGIISSVLAWVLATLVILPESMFYKPQMESQKYKCSISRPHFLPAEETFWKYFLTLKMNILGFLFPLCIFVFCYARMRRILRSGERGNGLHQLVFAIMAVFLLMWGPYNIALFLSTFKEYFSLHDCKSNYNLDKSVQILRIFATTHCCVNPLLHVFLDTTFRRHLRRLCSVHDSSLLQSTEESARAAPREERDHSTKV; the protein is encoded by the coding sequence ATGGATAATTACGTGACAGCCCCAGAGGATGACTATGACGTCCTCATAGAGGATGATCTGAATAACGATGAAATAAAACTGTGCCACCTGTACGAAACCAAGATCCTGTCAACCCGGGTGTTGCCGCAGCTCTACGCCACCGTGTTCCTGGCTGGTCTCCTGGGCAGTCTCTTGGTTGTGCTCATCCTGGTaaaacataaaggactcaagCACATGGGAAATATCTATTTCCTAAACTTGGCAGtttcaaatttgtgtttcttGCTTGCCCTGCCATTCTGGGCCTATGCTGCGATGCATGGGGAGGTTCTCGGCAACTCCATGTGTAAAATTCTAGTCATACTTTACTCCATAGGCCTGTACAGTGAGGCTTTCTTCAATATCCTCCTGACTGTGCAAAGGTACCTAGTGTTTATCAACGTGAACTTTCCCTCGACCACGAGGGCAATGCACTGGGGCATCATCTCGAGTGTTCTGGCATGGGTCTTAGCCACTCTGGTCATTTTGCCTGAATCCATGTTTTACAAACCTCAGATGGAAAGCCAGAAATACAAGTGTTCCATTAGCAGACCTCACTTCCTGCCGGCTGAAGAGACATTCTGGAAGTATTTTCTCACCTTAAAGATGAAcattttgggatttcttttcccactgtgcatttttgtattttgctACGCGCGAATGAGAAGAATACTAAGGTCTGGAGAGAGGGGGAATGGCCTTCACCAGCTGGTTTTCGCCATAATGGCTGTCTTCCTTCTGATGTGGGGACCCTACAATATTGCACTTTTCCTGTCCACTTTCAAGGAATATTTCTCTCTGCACGACTGTAAGAGCAACTACAACCTGGACAAAAGCGTTCAGATCCTTAGAATTTTCGCGACCACCCACTGCTGCGTCAACCCCCTCCTCCACGTGTTCCTCGACACCACGTTCAGAAGACACCTTCGCCGCCTTTGCTCTGTGCATGACAGCAGTCTGCTCCAGTCCACTGAGGAATCTGCACGAGCTGCACCAAGGGAAGAACGTGACCATTCTACCAAAGTGTAA